Genomic DNA from Methanosarcina sp. MTP4:
AGGTGAGTGGGATCGAAAGTGAGGAGACTGTCCGGCGCTATCTCGGCCATCTGGAAGAAGCTTTTTTGCTGTACAGGGTCCCGATGCTCAACCATTCACAGGATAAAGCCGATACTCAGGATAAAGCTGATACTCAGAATAAAGCCGATACTCAGGATAAAGCTGATAACAGGAACGGAAACAGGAACGGATACGAGAATGGGACCGCTGCTTCCTGCAAGGTCTATGCCGGAGACACTGGATTTTTCAAGACCGTGGCGACAAATTACCCGGACAGCCTGGGGCTGAGGTTTGAAAACCTTGTGTTTCTGGAACTTTTGAGGAGAGGAAAGGAGGTATTCTTTTTCAGGGACAGTAGGGAATGCGATTTTGTGGTGAAGGGAGAGGGCAGACAGGGACAGAAAATTACAGAGGCCATTCAGGTTTCGACCTATTTTGGGAATCCGGCGGTCAGGAAGAGGGAGATAGAAGGATTGATGGGGGCCATGCAGGAGTACGGGCTTGAAGAGGGGCTTATCCTGACGCTGGATGATGATGAAATTCTGGAGATAAATATGGGGAACCGGGCCGGGGAAAAATGGAAGAAAATTATGGTTAAGCAGGTGTGGAAATGGATGCTTTAACATAAAGGAGTGTATTAGTCTGCCTTCAGGGGGGTTAGTTCAAAGACCTTGAAGTCTGCATTTAATACATTCTCTCCTTAGTTCTATCTCGTAATTTATTATATTTGAGAACTCATTCCATGGATTTTCCTTATTTTCTTCCTCCTTATTTTCGTTCTCCTTATTTTCTTTCTCCCAATTTTCTATATTTGATTTGATTGTATCGTAGAAGGGATTTCCGTCTGTTTTTCTACTTGTGACTTTTACACAACTCATCTCTGGACAGCTGGTTTCTTTATACATATGAACCTCGACATGATTCAGTTCTTTGTCCAGCAAAACTATTGATGCGCCTTTGTTTTTGTTGCACACGGCTTCGTCGACCACCCAGCCCCCGGTGTTGTAGATGTTCAGGTCAGTGGTCAGGCCTTCTATCAGTATTCCGGTAAGAGGGATGCACATGTCAAAGGGTTTATGCGTATGCCCGAAAATGAAAGTCAATTCGGAAGGTGCATTTCCTTTTTGCTCTTCAAGGATCTGGTTCCATACGGTATTCAGGTACAGAAGTATTCCCCTAACAGTATTTTCTCCCTTGGAACCTTTTTCCTGGCATTTTACCCAGTCTGAGACCAGGCATCTGTGGATCAGATTTAAGATATCTTTGATTACTGCAGCTTCAATTTTTTTGGCGAGGGGAGAAATCACCCCGTATTTATTTGATAAGTTGTTGGCAATTTCGGATGTTAATTTTTCCATGTGCTCTTTGTTGCCCAGGTGTTCGTAACAGGTTTCGGAAATCTCTCCAGCATCTCCGGACCTTCCCATGGTGGACCAGAAAAATTCAATCCAGGCGAAGTTTTCCGATTCAAGCATCTGGACGTCAAGAGGCATATCTCGGTCAATCCCAAGGGCAGCTGCTTTTAAAATGCTCATCAGTCGATATATAACTTCCACAAAATGCCCGTGGTGGATCAGTACGCATTTTTTGTTGTCCTCCGAAAATAGGCCCAGATTGGGGTAAGCAATCTCTATCCGAATTCTGTCATCCAGCTCTATTCCTTCGTACTTGGAGAAAGAATGGCGTTCTATCAGCCGGTCAAGGAATTCGGAACCAATTCTTTTATCTTCCACGTCCGAGGTTACGTCCCCGGTTTCACCAGGCCTGATGTAGCCCCAACCATTGCTGGAATAATTATCGGGAAGGGGAGGCAGGCAAAGGGGGGTTTTGTGCCAGGGAAAAGGCAGGTCTTCGTTTGGGTGCCTACAAATGTAGTCAGTGTACTGGCTCTCTCTTGCCAGTTCCCAGATGTGGTGGTCGTGATTTCCGGGTATGTAGACTACCCTGTCGAATAATGGTTCATCTTTTTTTAAGATAAGTTCAAGAAAGCGGTCAAAAGTCATTGCTGCGATATTGGTCTTTGTCAGGGCCAGTTCCAAGATGTCACCGTTTAAAATCAGGGTTGGTTTTTTTTCTTTAATTTTATTCTCGCCAATGATTTCCTTCAGGCACTCCACCAGTTTGACCATAACTTCGCTCGGCTTGCTGGTATCAAGGTTTCCCCCTTCTATGTTGGTCAGAAGGCTGTCTTCTTCTCCGAGGTGCATATCGGAGATGCATACGTAACAGACGTCGTATTCCCCATGCTCGTTTCCCGTAATTTATTCCCCCGCGAATTTCTTGAGAAACAGCTTCTTCCGTGAGTCCGAAACAATAAGGACCCGCAGCGAAATAAACTATGCAACTTATCATTCAATTATAACTTCGATTGGTGATCTTGATCTTGAAAATCAATATATCCAATCTGGAATATGCATAGGTTGTTCTGTGACGAGTCCTAAGGTCCTGCGGAAATCTGTTCTCTTTACATTATCTGTCTGCGTGGTAAAATAAGCAATACGAAATAATAATCCTTATTTTATATTTTACCTGGCATAATATCCAGAGTTTTCCGGGGGTAAATGATAAAAGTAAAGATGTAGAAAAGAAAGGAACCCGGAACATTCCGTGCTCCGGGAACAAACATTCGGGTCCGGACCTGTCCCCCGACTGGTGGAACTTTCCGGGGGCATTTTCGGACCTCTTTTGCTGAAATTCTCTACGCTGAAATTCTCTACGCTGAAACTCTCTGAACTGAGACACTCTGCACAAAAAATCAGGCAGTTATATCGACAGGTATGGCTTCTTTTTCTTTAATTTCGCCTTCTAGCATATCTTCTCTCTTCTCCTTCTGGGAATAGATCCAGAGCGGTATGAAGAGGCAGAGCACGGAAAAGCCGACAAAGGTCGTGTTCCAGCCAAGTTCGAGGCTGTTGAGGTAGATAATCCCGATAAGGAAGAAGGGGATGTTCAGGAAGGCGGTTGCAAGAGCCACATTTTTCCAACCGCGGGGGGCTTTGAAGGGCCTTTCGAGCTTTGAGAGTTCGGGGTCTTTTCTCACTTTTACGTAGGTGTAGAGGCTGATCCCGTTTGCACAGATGTACCCGATGGCTGAGGCTGCAAGGATTGCCGTCGGGGTCCCGAGCAGGATAAGGAACATGTTGAAAAGGGCATCTGCAAGCATTGCGTTCATTGGGTGCCCGTGGGAGTTTAGCTTGCTGAGGAACTTCGGGAGATTGCCTTCGACGGACATCGAATAGATTGACCTGGCTGAGGAGAGGAAGGCGGTCTGGATGATCAGGAGCATGGCCCCTATCAACATTACGATTGTAATCGAAGCTCCAAGGCTTCCCAGGGTCATGTTGGCGATTGGGAGCATCGGGGATACGGGTTCGGAAAGTACGCCTTCGACTCCCAGGGTCCCGATAACCGAGGTCTGGACAAGCACGTAGAGCACAAGACAGATTGCTCCGCATACCAGGAGGGCTTTCGGGGTGTCGGTGTTTGGGTTCTTGTACTCGGGCCCATAGATGGCTGCGGTTTCCCAGGCACAGGCGCTCCATTCAGCCATTGCGAAAATCCCGAAGAGGATAAGGATGTGCTTCATATCCCAGACCCAGTCGGTTGGGAACCAGGAACCGGTAATGTTTGCCATCTGGAAATCGCCGGTAAGGAAGGGGGCGATTGTAATTACTAGGAGGGGGACCAGGGAGACCACGGCCAGGATGTATCCGACCGTTGCGCCGTTCTTGAGCCCTTTAGAGTTAAGAATGGCAAGGCCCCCGAAGATCACGGCTCCTACCAGTAAGGAGAGCAGGGTCTCAGGGATAGCCCCGAAGGCAGGGACCAGGCCGTGCATGTAGCTTCCGATTAGAATCGCATAGATCGCGAGCACCGGGCTCCAGCCGAACCAGTAACTCCAGGCGCTGAAACCGCCTATGAACTTTCCTAACTTGAATTTCCCGTTATTGCTCTTGTTGGAGACTGAGCCAAAAACCGTCTGGGTATAGCCAGGAAGCCCTGATGCCTTCGGAAAGACGGTTGCAAGCTCCCCGAATGCAAAGTTCTGGAAAAAGCCCAGGAAAATGGTCAGCACCCAGACAACTATTGAAAACGCCCAGACATAACTTGTAAAATAGCCAATGGAAGGCAGGATCAACAGCGGCACACCGAGTGCAATTGCAAGTCCCTGTTTCCAGTCAATGCTCCGTTCAAGCTCTTTTGGGTCGCAGCTCGCCCGGCTGCATTCCGACCCGTGCTGCCAGTCTACCTGTGAGTAGGGGGGATTGGTATCTTCGTCCATAACAATTCCTTTTTTATATTTTTTGTATGTTTTTTATTTTTTTAATTCGCGGATTCACATCCATAAGTAAAATAAAACGAAAATTTCCCTGTTAGTTTTCCTGTCCGTTTTTCGTTCCGTTTACACGATCTGTTTTCGGAACATCTCACAGGAATTAATGTTGATGCCGAGCAGTTTTTCGATGTTCATTTTTGCGGCAATTCCCTTGGCTGCGCCTGTCACGGAAGTGATTACTCCGATATCGAGTTCTTCCCTGAGCTCTCTCATGACATACTCGTCGGTGAGGTCCCCAACCCCGACACCAAGCTTCTTTGCGACGTAGTCTTTTGCTTCCCCAACCCGCATGTTCTTCGAAAACTGCATCCTTGCAACCAGGTCCCCTGCAGCCCTTATCCCGGTCATCCCGGAAGCCATTATGTGGGAAATCGGCATACCCAGCGGGTCGCCGACCCCTATCTATATGCCGTCTACGCCGGCAATCTCGACCATTGCCTTGCTGGCCCTGGTAACGGCGTCTACAGGTGGAGTTTCGAGCATCGGGATTCCCCCAACGCCCATGCCCATGTTCACGTGGCAGGGAATGGGAGAAGCTGAAACGGCTGCCTTGATGAAAGTAACAGCCCTTGCCAGGTTCCAGGCTGAGGTCCTGCTGGTGTTGGTGTTGCAGACCGGGCCGAAAACGTTTGCTCCGGCTTTTGCAGCCAGGGGGGCCTGCTGGTGGGGCCAGAGCCCGGCAAGGGTAGTCCCGTCGTATTCAAGTTCCCCATGCATCCCGAGTACCATCTCTCCTGCCATCCCCACTTCGATGTACATGTCGGGAAACCGGGCCCTGAGGGCTTCCACAGCGTTCAGGGTCCCGTACATGTCCCCGTCGCCGGCAGCTCCGGTGGTGTCGAAGTTGACCCCATCGGCTCCGCTTGCCATGAGCCGCTGCATGACCCAGACTGTGTCCCTGGTAAGGTGCTCGGCTGCGTGTTCCATGGACTCCCTGGCCTTCTGGATCTTGAAAAGCTTCATAAGGTCACCGGGGTTTTCGAAGGGTCCGTCCGGGGTATAGTAGAGCCCCATATTGGGCATGGCTCCGTAGAAGAGAGGGATAATCATGTTCTGCTGGCAGACTTCCATAGCCTGGCACTCGTTTGCGACAACAGGCTTGACGGGCTTGAAACTGTAGTCGATGTGCCCGAGCTCCATGGTGTCGGCCCCAAAAGCCCTTTCGTGCATCATTGAGCCTACAAGACGGCTGCTGGGAATCCCGACCCCGCTGTTTCCCTGGTCCCCGTCAAGCCTGAGGGTCCCGATGTCGTGGGTCACGGGAACTTCCATGCCCTGTTCCACGCTTACGGCTTTTCCGGGCATCATCAGGATTTCGGCAAGGGTTTCAAGCTCATCCCCCGAGAGGAAAGGGGTTTCCCCGAGATCAGCCGCGTTTGCCGAACCTTCTTCGATTTCTTCAAAAATTTGCTTTTTTGTCAGGGAAATCCGCTTTCCGTCTCCCATTCTCAGTAAATATTCAGTTGCCATTTTTAGTCCTCCGGAACCTGGCTTACAGAAGCAACTCTTTTGCCCTTGTAACGGCTTCGCTGGCGTTTTCCGCGTAGCAGTCCGCTCCGATTTTTTCAGCCCAGGCCTGAGTTGCGGGAGCTCCTCCTATCATGACTTTCACCTTCTCACGGAGCCCTCCCTCTTTCAGGAGCTCGATGACTTCCTTCTGCCCCGGAAGAGTGGTTGTCATAAGCGCGGAAAGCCCGATCATGTCAGCCCCTGTTTCCTTTGCCTTTTCCACAAAGTTCCGGATCGGGACGTCCCTTCCGATGTCGTGTACCTCAAAACCCGCAGACTGGAGCATTGTGGAAACAATGGACTTTCCGATGTCGTGGACATCTCCTTCCACGGTCCCGTTGACAATGACTCCGAGTTTCTTTCCCTGGTCCCCGGCAGGCATGCCGGCTTCCAGGAGACTAACTCCGGCAGTCATGGCATCAGCTGCCATCATCACATGGGGTAAGAAGAGTTTCCCCCTTTCAAAGAGGACTCCGACCTCGTTCATGCCGGCAGCAAGCCCCTTTTCAATGATTTCCGATGCAGGAATCTCAGACTTCGCTTTCTCCACGGCGGCAAGGACTGCGTCCTTTTTGCAGGAGATGATCGCATCCGAAAGTTCTTGCAGTAATTCTTCGCTGGTCATCTGCTAATTCACTTCTCCATTTTTTGGCTGCACCATCATAGGCAACCGGTAACTTATTACCGGTTAATATATTATATAAAAGTTTCTATCTGGTACGCAAAAAATGAAACTTATATTTAAATATATCTTCCGGGTCTTTGAATATGAAGAGGGATTTTCAAGAGCGAACTCGCACAGTACTGCAAGGTGTTCGGAAAATAAGCATGAAAACTTACAAAGTGTAAACTTTAAAGTAAATCAGAAAATGTGTTAGAAAACGTATTAGAGAATGTATTAGAGAACTTACCAGTGAATATTTTTCAATTTGATTTTCAGGTGCCGGGGCACTCACAGACCGCAGAGCGCAGCGAAGCGGACGGCTTTTCCAGGATCCCCGAAAAATTGCATAGGAAAATTGAATTCAACCTCCACAGCAGTCCTTTAGTTCATAACTCAAACACAGCGTCTTTCATTCATAATTCAAAACAGAAAACTTTAGATATTACTTTTTATTTATATTTAATGTGTAGCGGCCCTTATTCACTTTATTTATTATCTCGCTTCTTTCTAATTTCCCTGGAAGACGTCCCATCATCTGCATATTCGTCCATCGGGATTATCTCGCAAAACTCAAGAACTTCAGGATTGACGGAAATTTTAATGGATTTCCTGTGA
This window encodes:
- the mtbC gene encoding dimethylamine corrinoid protein MtbC, with product MTSEELLQELSDAIISCKKDAVLAAVEKAKSEIPASEIIEKGLAAGMNEVGVLFERGKLFLPHVMMAADAMTAGVSLLEAGMPAGDQGKKLGVIVNGTVEGDVHDIGKSIVSTMLQSAGFEVHDIGRDVPIRNFVEKAKETGADMIGLSALMTTTLPGQKEVIELLKEGGLREKVKVMIGGAPATQAWAEKIGADCYAENASEAVTRAKELLL
- a CDS encoding metallophosphoesterase; amino-acid sequence: MTGNEHGEYDVCYVCISDMHLGEEDSLLTNIEGGNLDTSKPSEVMVKLVECLKEIIGENKIKEKKPTLILNGDILELALTKTNIAAMTFDRFLELILKKDEPLFDRVVYIPGNHDHHIWELARESQYTDYICRHPNEDLPFPWHKTPLCLPPLPDNYSSNGWGYIRPGETGDVTSDVEDKRIGSEFLDRLIERHSFSKYEGIELDDRIRIEIAYPNLGLFSEDNKKCVLIHHGHFVEVIYRLMSILKAAALGIDRDMPLDVQMLESENFAWIEFFWSTMGRSGDAGEISETCYEHLGNKEHMEKLTSEIANNLSNKYGVISPLAKKIEAAVIKDILNLIHRCLVSDWVKCQEKGSKGENTVRGILLYLNTVWNQILEEQKGNAPSELTFIFGHTHKPFDMCIPLTGILIEGLTTDLNIYNTGGWVVDEAVCNKNKGASIVLLDKELNHVEVHMYKETSCPEMSCVKVTSRKTDGNPFYDTIKSNIENWEKENKENENKEEENKENPWNEFSNIINYEIELRRECIKCRLQGL
- a CDS encoding APC family permease, which encodes MDEDTNPPYSQVDWQHGSECSRASCDPKELERSIDWKQGLAIALGVPLLILPSIGYFTSYVWAFSIVVWVLTIFLGFFQNFAFGELATVFPKASGLPGYTQTVFGSVSNKSNNGKFKLGKFIGGFSAWSYWFGWSPVLAIYAILIGSYMHGLVPAFGAIPETLLSLLVGAVIFGGLAILNSKGLKNGATVGYILAVVSLVPLLVITIAPFLTGDFQMANITGSWFPTDWVWDMKHILILFGIFAMAEWSACAWETAAIYGPEYKNPNTDTPKALLVCGAICLVLYVLVQTSVIGTLGVEGVLSEPVSPMLPIANMTLGSLGASITIVMLIGAMLLIIQTAFLSSARSIYSMSVEGNLPKFLSKLNSHGHPMNAMLADALFNMFLILLGTPTAILAASAIGYICANGISLYTYVKVRKDPELSKLERPFKAPRGWKNVALATAFLNIPFFLIGIIYLNSLELGWNTTFVGFSVLCLFIPLWIYSQKEKREDMLEGEIKEKEAIPVDITA